TCTACTTTTATGAGAGTgttaaaatgattaaaataGGGTAAATGACCTACTTTTTATAGGATTGTgtgaaataattttattaaaaatagaaatgagcaTTATTGGGGAacaaactaaaataataaatttgacaGAAGAACATGATCAACGCAGATCATAATCAAAAACATAAAGTCAATCATGAGCAAGTTGAAGAAACATTCACTGTTGGAGGCAATTAAGGCTGGAGAACCTTGATTATGATAAATGAAATAGTCAACAAGAAAAAAGGAATGAGGTAAACCTTTACCAAGATTGGGTGATGTCATGCATATAAAAGGACAAAGGAAGTCATTGGCATAAAGATCTCCAAGATGTGGACTTAGCTGGTATAACCGCTCAGTGCTGTACACATGAACCAAGAATAAACGGGTCTTCCCTTGAAGACAATGTATGATAGACCTAAAAATACGATTTTACTATTGGCCCTGAACGAGCACGTAGATGTACAAACTTTTTGCTGCTTATGAGTTACTGACGTAGAACTGATCAGCTTACTAAAGAAGTTAGCTTTTAGGTTACTAGATGATCAACATATTTGGAAGTGAGCTAACTTTGCCCAATTAAGAGTTCTACAGAGTATGATCAGCTAGCAAACTTATTGACAACTTGAAAGCTTATCAGTTGGACTAATAACTAATGCTGGTGTGAAAAGTGGTGGTGTTAAGCTACTCGTTTTTGTAAGAAAATCATAAGTTGCTTTATCATCTTGAGATTAgttagtactcccttcgtccgccaagattatggcattTTGGTTGGGCAcatgatttaataaaattgttggtgatttttatgtagtggagaaagggtcccaccatttttgaaatgagtggttgaaattgaataagaGGTTTGGTAAATAAGGGGTATTAGTAAAGATGAATGATAAGGAAAAGATGTGGGACCATgtcctaaaaaggaaagtgacataatctttgCAGACGTCCAAAATGGCAATtgtgccataatcttggcggacggagggagtattatgcaAATCAACTAATGAAATCAAATGATGAAGATATACTGATGATTTTCTTGTGATCAGATGACGAGTTGCGTGCTGATTGATGACAACTCAATAACACATAATTTTAAGTACATAAATTGAAACATCACAAGAAGTTTTACGTGGTTTGAAGAAACCAGCCTATGTCCACGACTTCATAAATAAGTGAATCCATTTAACCTTAGGATTTCTTATTTTAGAGCTGCAAGTCAACTGATCAGTCTAGTAACATTAGATTAATCCACGGGTTAACTGGTCGTGATCGGGTTGTGATCGGGTTCTAACCTCACTTTCATACTGCGAACACTTTGCAGCTTACTTGCTTTCTACTTCTTACAACAAAAGACACAGCGGGGTTGGGTGAGAAAGGTTGGTTCCAACTATGAGTTGTCTATTACAATAATAGTGTCTGAAACTCAAACTACTCAAATTCTAGGTTTAGCGTTTTACAATTGAGAACACCTAGAATTTATGGGAAATTACTATATGATTCAAGAGATAACTTGTATCAAAGCTTCAATGACTTAAGCGTTAGATTTCCCTTCTGGCTACTTGCGTTGCTTTAATAGACAACCAGAGTTTTGAGCTTGAATGTTTGAgaaataataatcacaatatTTCTGGTAGTATTTCAGGTTGAGCCTTCAGGTATTTTTAGCTGCGATTCTTGAATAGTTCCATTTGAGAGAGGTCTTAAAAAATCAGGACTTCAAACCATTTGAATTAATCATCCCATTTTGCTCAAATTACATCCATTTCGGGATTCTGCAACATTGTACACTGGCATTCTGAAAAGGTTGTACTTGTGTTGTGGTGCCAGAAGATATTACGAGATTTGCTTTAATTATCCCCACTTTAAATTTAAGCAGGTCTTAGGTTAACTCTGTTTTTACTCAGTAGATGTCGGGTTGACTCCGCCTTTTGTGAGTAAACTTATTAGCTAATGCGGTAGAAACATTAATGACTACTTGAAGACAACCAGATTGTTGATGTTCTATCATATGGTGTTGTGCTGTGATTATATGCTCATCGAAGAATGGGATAGTATATTTTAAGCATGTGCCATGATGATactactttttaaattttgtatgcaaaattataattttatgaaagttcagtaattaTCACGCtatcttttaaagtttttaggttactttttaaagtttgtatggaAAATCAGGATTTGatgaaaattcaataattatcaCACTACCTTTTAAGGTTTGTATGCAAAACTAGAATTTGGTGAAAGTTCAGTATTGTACAagtaattaacccttttattttTAGGTCggagtattatataataatcCCTCCACCCTCCAATTTAATGTCATTCGTCTAAGCATCACTGACTTTGTAATTCAACCCTGAACTTTTAAAGAAATATCCTTGCAATatatattcatttataaaataatttgtaaTATTCACATTTTTATCCCTTGATCTTGGCCTATTGGCCAAATCTAAAAGGAATGACATAATACCATCCTATATATCAAGATAAGTAGATCATTCTTCCTCAATCTCACTCAAGTGAATTTATTTCGAGAGCATTCCGTCAATTTTTAACAACTTTCACCTGATTCACCGCCTACGTGCACTTTACGCCCAAGCATTCTGAATAACATATTTCCTTTCCCCATCTAACCGCAACTGCTATGGAGTTAATCGGGGTTTCTTTCTCGAGGTTGTCATGATCGCGCACTCGATCAACTAGCTTTCAGGGCTTTCATGTGATTATAAGTACTTTTTTCTTGATCATATATGGTATTCACCGATATCTTGGTCATCTAAGATGCAATTTAAATGAAAATCTTATACACGTCCGAACTTTGgaacatttttaaaaaaaaataatgtctTTCTTTCGCTTATCATTTAAAAATATCAAATACTGCATGAAAATTTGGAGTTGGAAAATTGAATTAATTCGTCGAGTTCTTGCACGAAATATACAACAAGTAAATGAAGTTACATTGATTTAaacaaaaaagtgaaattacAATGATAATTTATTACTTAAtcctaaaaatatataaatgagtTATCTTAAATATCTGACGATTAAAATGTGGTTATGGACAAACACAGTTTAAGAGGGGGGGCTAGGGCTTAagccccccacccccacccccaccaagcccttcttttatattttaatactcTCAAATTAGTTGAAATTATCAAAAGTTATCTTTAGCCTTTACTAAACGACTTTATTGAAGACCGAATTGCCAGAGGTTGGTGGATAAGGAATTAAGGATGAGTTGAAATTGCAAAGAGAGATTAAGAAAATAGTTTCCGTAAGATGCATTTAAGAGAGAAAAcagaaacaaacaaacaaacaaacaaacaatgGACATGCTTTTTATGTTTAAagtatttatgtatttttactACGTACACTCATACATTATAATTGTACTCCTCTCATCCACAAAAAAATGTTGTCTTTTGTCGTTTTCATTTGTTCATAATAAGTGTGGTGTTTGTATTTGGATACACATTTCATTGTATTTTCAATGTCATTCGTACTCAGTAGTTACAAACAACTCATCatctaacaaattaattttagtGAGTCACGTTTTACCCGTTATACACATCTTCCAACATCTATTATGCTCTGTGCTCCCAACCACACCATATTTAAATGTGTATGGAGGGAATAATATTAACTGCTAATATATAATTCTACCCATTTTACTTATTACACCTACACTCCATATCCATTCTAAAAAATATCCATATTTCATATACACATTTTCCTTTTTACATCTATAATGTTGTCCAtttatgctaaaaaaaattgatagttGCACCCTAAAAATGTTGTGagcattatttttttcattttatcttGCTTGTCTAACTGGAGATTTTGCACCAtaaaaatggtatcagagcgagtTTTTACATCTATAATTCTACCCATTTTTCTTATTACACCTACACTCCATATCCATTCTAAAAAACATCTACATTCCATATACACATTTTCCTTTTTACATCTATAATTTTGTTCAtttatgctaaaaaaaattgatagttGCATAATTGTTCGAGATGCAATGCATACAGGTTATATCTCCAAAATTTGGACAAGAAATGAGAAAGGCATCAGGAAACCCTAAGGCTTTGTGAAAATAATTTCGATCGCATGGTTAGAAACGTTGAGGAACTCGAAGAACGTCTCCATAGATTTCACAATAATATGATAAGATATCAAAATCATGTCACGGTGAATGCCCAACTTAAAGAAGCGACAAGCATCATTTAAATAAGTCACCATCAGGATCATACATGATAGATCAAACAAAGTAGGAGTTGTCTTTCCGATATACCATTCCAGATTATCAAACCAAACTCTTTCACTAATACAAAGTTACGAGAAATCTAAATAACGATATAATATTATGACAATAAACTATGTGATCTACCCCAAGAGGTAAACAAGATATCTAGGATACAAgaggaaaataatttgagactCGCCCTCACAATCAAGTTAGCTAGCTatgaagaaaataatttgaggtcAATAATTCAAGAAGTATAGATGGATTTAGACCTTTATATAGCCCACAAAACCGAAGCAAAAGATCATCCAAAATCCTCTTAgctttcttaaaaataaaaaagactTGTAACTTTTCAAAGCTTTCAGTCTCATTTTcctttatatagtagatgcattgattttaatggttcttatgttctcacgataagtgtggttctcactataaccgcactcTACTATTTGATAATTAAAGATATTATAGATTTAGAAACGATTATTTACTTAATAATTGAGGCGAATCGATGGTTAAGTTTATGTTTAGAGAAGAGTTGTGGGTGGTGTGTCTTCCTCAGGCGAGTTGAAGATCCCATCTTCTTCACCCTCTATTAGCACATGCAGaggaaaacacacacacacacacaccaacaGAAGAAAACGTAAAACCGACATTTTTCCCAACTACCTCTCCTTTTCTCCCCTCTCTCTTTTCTACTATTGGTCTCCCACATTGCTGTTGCACTGCCCATTTTCTAATTTAGTCATAACGACAACTGAACCAGTCAGAAGCTTCATTCACGCacgttctctctctccctctcttgtttctctctctctctctctctctctctctctctctctcatgagtCTCGCTTCCTGTGAGTGTGTCATTCCGCATTGGGATTGGTGCAGCAAAAAATCATGGCCTTTTAAAGCCGCGCCTTTCTTGGGTTTGGGCGTTGATAGCAAGAAAACTGCCCCGAATTTTCAATTAGGATTTTCAGATTGGCGGCCTGCTTGCTTGAATTTCAAGATTCGGAGGGAATGGGAATGTTCGGCGCTGAGGCTGAGGGCAGTCACTCCTGTCGATGATGAGATCCCTTCAACTCCAGATGTTGCTCAAGAGCCCACTCAGATTGCTCCTTCAACTCAGTTTCACAAGGATTTGAACTCCCTCCCAAGTGAGTCGAttcccttttatttttatttttttgggcaATAATCATCTCCTGATTGCGTGGTGCTCTGAATTTCGTTACTGGATTTGTTTGTATCGGAGTGAAAGATGCCAATTAGGGAAATGTTGAGcccatttattttttttacagttGTTAATTAGGGGGCAGTCGATGTATattgaatgttaatttgattaaatttTAAACTTGTGCTTGGCAATGACAACGACGGATATAATATCTAAATTTGTAAAGCATATGACGATAAAGATGGAATCTTGCTCTCCTTGATTGGTGCCATTACGCCATGTGGTGTTTCTAGTTAATAATTAAGTATTAGTCGAGTTTCTTTGAGGTAAAGTGTTAGTGATCAGCAGATGTTGTGAATGTTTCCTTTACGCCATGTTCACTCATACCGTTGTGATTCTAAATGGATTTCTTTCATGAGCATGCTTTTGAATAGAACCGGTCAAAACGATCATGAGTCCTATATCTAAATCAATTATGCTATATATTTGGGATAAATTCTATTAGACACGAATGGCCTAATTAAGTTATCTTGTGTCCCGCTGTATGCAACTTCATTGATAGTGTTTTGACTGTAGAACCATTGTCTGCAAGCAGTCCTTCTAGTGATGGTACAAAGTCTCGTGTTGCTTATCAGGTGCGTAACATGTAATTCTGCTAACATTATTGGTATTTTTGGCATGTTTTGCTAAGAGCAAGTTGCTTGAATCATCCAGGGGATTCCAGGAGCGTATAGCGAGGCTGCTGCACTTAAAGCATTCCCAGAGAGTGAGACTGTCCCATGTGATGAATTTGAGGCCGTCTTCAAGGTTACGATGTTTCTCAAAATACTTCTTCTCAGATATCATATACATTTGCTTAAACCTTCATATAGCTGACTTCCCTTTTCAGGCAGTCGAATTGTGGTTGGTGGACAAAGCAGTACTTCCAATTGAGAATTCTGTTGGAGGAAGCATCCATCGTAATTATGACTTGCTGCTTCGTCATAGGCTTAACATAGTCGGGGAAGTTCAGTTGATTGTCAATCACTGTCTTCTAGGATTGCCTGGGGTTAGGAAGGAGGAGTTAAAGCACGTCTTGAGCCATCCACAGGTCATCTATGCCCTTCTTCATGTCTCTGACACGCATGCACTCCAAGTGATTTTTGTATTGAGAATAAGTAATTCTATAatcctcgatttaaagtcttcaGATCCTAATCGTATAACATCACGAGAGTATTAAATTTTCACTACTTATGGTAATGGTGTAACCAgttttataatttatctatgtccAAGATAAGATATTTATGGCATTATACCAATTGTCTTGTTTCCTTGAGCATATTAACGAATAAAGTTTGGTGATTTTAGGCACTTGAGCAGTGTGAAATGATTCTGAACAAGTTGGGTGTTACCAGGATCAATGCAGTTGATACTGCTGTTGCCGCTCAGGTAACTTTTCCATAATTTTGTCCTCTTTTGCAACTTAAGTGTAGTCACATAAGCATCAACAGATGGTAGACTCTGAAGGTCTGAGAGAGACGGGAGCAATTGCAAGTGCTCGAGCTGCAGCTATCTATGGACTTGATGTTCTTGATGAAGGAATACAGGTGAGGCTTCTGAGTGATCTTTGTATAAATGTAGTATGGTTCTTCtttcattctcttttttttaatgCTTCGGCTCATGTCCCTGCTTTTTAACTTTGTGGTTGTTGCCGTAATCTGTGCCTTACTGTCTTGTTTCCCAATCATTTTATACTTGCATTTTTGGTGAAAGGATTGTGACGTAAGGCAAATTAGTTATAGGGTTGGAACCTGTGTTTTGTGTTTGCATAATAGTGAAATTCtttagagcatcaacaacggCGGGTGCAATGgcgggatcgaacccggcctatcgcacccgccACCGTTgttgcacccgggtgcaatggAGGTGGGGCGACTGAACGCACCTGCTGCAAAGGTGGAGCGAAGGAAATGGGTGTAGTGCACGCGTCCATTtccgtaattaaaaaaaaaattaaacggataaaaaaaaaaaatttaaacggTCAAATGACCGTTGGCTTCTCAACGGTCGAATtcggccattttttttttttctttctttttcacctatatataATCACATATCCCCTTCCTCAATCACAAACACTACATCAAACTACTCATTTTATCTTCAATTCTGAAAGAAAATGtcttcatccaccaattcttccaacaataattcttcctcaaattcttcatccgacgaagaagttcatgttgatcccgcacaacttcctcctcttcccgatcctactcaagcccccgatttattttttatgagatgtgcTGTGAATTTTATGACAGTGGCAAGTTCATATCGTTTCGATCATGTTTGCATGCATcatattgcacaacatgatcattgaggaaattgaagttgtttaatttaatttttagttgaatgaattttatgttgttaaaattgaagttgtttaatttaaattgaaaaaagaataaaagtaaagagaaaatgaaattaaaatctattgaaCCCGGgcgggtgcaataccattgctggagtgggtgcaagggttgttgatgctcttacGAGTAAGCAATAGGACATTGTTTGAACCTTTACTGAAAATTCTGAGACATCATTCTGATTACTCTGTGAAATCTGCAAAAGCAGGCAATATATAATTGAAATGAATTAGAGAAGAGATCTCATTGACTGTTGCTTAGTATTTGGAATAATATAACTGAAAGTCATGATAGATGCACTGGTGTTTACTATAAATGCAGTAAGCTTGTGCACAGTTATATGGATGTCACTGCATACATAATCTATGTAATCAGTGCAAATTATCTTTAGAGCTTTCATTTGTAACATGCACGTGAAAATTCTAATGAAAAAGCCTCAATAGTTAATGTTAACTTGGTCGTACCTTAAATGAATGTGCTGAATTTGGGCTCTTTAGAAGAAGTAAAATCCCTTTTATCTTCTTCCTGCCTTCTTAGAAGATGAAGAGGAtaatgttttttttgttttttgtttttttttttttgtatgcattttgaaataataaagaAATGAGCATTAAGTTGCATATGTGAGTGCACTGAATTGAACTCTAAAGTGTTTTGTGGATAAAATAATTGAGTGGTCCAATCTTTTCTGATATTTTGCACCTCTGCATCATGCTCTGTTGAAACTCTTAGGTAAACCCTGGTGACTTGTAGTTTAAACTTTAAAGGACTTTTAAGTTGGTGGCACCTTCCTactttattcttattttaggGAAAATATCGGAATTATCCCAAATTTTTTAGGATAAAATTTCATGTATTCATAACAGACTCATGGCAAACGAAGAAAATGTCCCAACGTATAAAACGTGACATTTGGTACCTAACGTTTGGACAATGTTGCAAAAATGTCCGGAAGCACATTTTCCAGTCTTTGAAAATTGACGTATCATGATTCATCCTTTCCCCACCATGCCGTAAAACCTGTCTACCTCTGCTACCAGTTGTTATAGGCGTGGCATGTCGATTTCAAAGACCGCTTTAGGATATTTTATGACAGTGTCTAAACATTACAATTTAAATGTTGGGACAATATTTAATGTTTTCCCATTTTTGTGATCAATTCTCCAACTAaagataatatatttaatttatttcccTAATGTTTcctattttgttttactttcACACAACTGACGTGTGAAGTTTTTTGAAGAAATTTGTTCATTTCATTAGACAAAAGAAGAAACATGATTATTATGTGAcagttttttaattaattcagtTCATTGATCCAACAAACAGGATGATTCTGACAACGTTACCCGATTTCTGATACTTGCAAGGGAACCTATAATCCCGGGAACAGAGGGTTCTTATAAGgtattttttctattattaagCGCATGCCCTGCTACTTGTTATGAAGAGTTAGTTTTTCGTTCTAGACTAGCATTGTCTTCACTCTGGAAGAAGGGCCTGGAGTTCTATTCAAGGCTTTGGCGGTGTTTGCTATGAGGGACATTAATTTATCAAAGGTAATTGTAGAACCGATCTTAGCAGGTGTGCGTGCTCCTTTTGGGTATACATTAATGTCTACAGATAGTATCTAATTGTTATTACAGATAGAGAGCCGCCCACAGAAAAGGCGGCCATTGAGGGTTGTTGATGACTCAAACAAACAAGGTGCCACGTAAGTGTGTGTTTGTATTATCCAAGCTTGTTGTATCCCTATGCAAAACATATGAATTTAGTTGAGGGCCATTGCAACATTAGCAGAAGATGACAATGTGATTTCTGGATTGTCATAAGATGCTTCTAATTTGGTGATTTTGCTATTATGAGCCTTACATGCATTCCATATTCAAATATTGTTATATAGTCCATTTAGAGTGTCGTTGATCCCAAGATTAAATGAGGCCCCCTAAATTCCCTGTGGCTCTGTTTGGTAAACTTTAAATGAAGACACAAGTTTCTGTCTGCTGAATGTACTTGGATTGTTTTACTTCTTTAGGCCTCCGGGACATGCCATGCTTTTTATACTAAATATTTATGCATAGAAATGACATAATCCACTTGCAGATACTTCGACTACCTCTTTTACATAGATTTTGAAGCTTCTATGGCAGAGCCTCGTGCCCAATTTGCACTGGCGCATCTTCAGGTCTGTATTCAACTTCTTCTtcattgttattttatttgaaggTATATTTATATCGCATAATGTAGAAGAGAAGGACAAGTTTGTGAGTATAATCTGCATGTTTTAAACCACTCTTTCTGCCTCTTGGTTCTGCAGGAGTTTGCAACGTTTATTCGGGTACTCGGTTGTTATCCAAAGGATACAATTCCGTGAACGAACTTGACCAGTCCTATGTTGTGTTAGATTGCGTTTAAGTTTGTACATAACCAGTTGAAGGCAAAATTTCATGGATGCACCCATACCTTCTTTCCTATTATTTTCATCTTCCATTCTCAGAGATGAAGGCCCTTTAATATGCAGCTGCTCAGTTCAACTCCCAGCTCACTATAAGTCtatgttttaattattgttCAATCTCATATTCATTTAGAATCTTTTCACTTTGTTACTTGTAAATCAACCACAATTCTAGCAACAGGTCCAAACCCCAGCTCAGTTTAGACATGTTTTAAAATGTTGAGATATTATTATACTCCTTCTGTCACACTTCACTTTTAGTTCTTTTGCACaagtttatttaaaaaattatactgtAATATAAAAGTATATGGGCTCATACTTAATGTAATGTAAATTAATTACCTAAAAAGCAAATATGTCAAGTCAAAAGGGATAACCTACAAATGGATACAGAAGTTAAATGGAACAGGAGCATTTCATTACTGCTAATCCAACTATATCCAAGTTCTGTAAATTGATATCAAGAAAATCATTCAAGACAATTATGTAATATGTGGAGTAAAAATGGACGAGACTTTTAGGTAACAAAGCAATTCACAATCTTTTGCGAGTAttccaaatttgattttttaggCGAATTTTAGTTCCAAGATAGCAGAAGAAAGCACATAAATTTCAATATCTAAGCTAAAATGCAAAGTTGAACAGCCCTGTAATAAAGTCCGAGCTGCATAGATCTGTCTGGCATATAGTTGAGGAAATTATACAGAAGAGTGTGAAGTTCGAAACAGCCCATAGGACTAATACGGCCAATCCCATATCATGGGTGACTGACTACATTATTTAACCAGAGGACATAAACAACAACATTCGGTTACATAATTCTAGGCCTCTTTATTCGCCTCAAGTTCTTTCAGAAAATCTTCGTTGTCAACCAACACCTACATAGAATACAAATCGTTCATAAAATCAGCTCAGCTTAACCATGTTCAAGGAAGGCAAGATTACGGCGCATGTTGTTGACCTCTTATTAAACCATGACCTAGCAACATTGTCTGAACACAGCTATTTATGGAGATTTGGAAGTTATTGATAATCATGAATCTCAATCTCTGGTAAATCTAGGAAAAATGAGGTAAACATTTTACATGTCATGTGCTACCTTAGGCATCATTTACTTTTTACAGATCCTGCACAAGTAAAAGCCCATCTCTCGATAATCTCAATTCTCAACTAATACTTTGATGGGATATGGGATGCTACTTTTTGAATTTATATCGTTAATCTGAAGTGTTATATGGCCAGTGAACTTACAGTTTTCCAGCCATCTGGATCAAGGAAAGAAGTGATCTTAGTGTTTAGTCCAGGAATTGGTCCTGGTTGTCGAGTTATCTGTCCTCCAAGCTCCTGGATCACAACGTTCACAACCTCGGCACTCTTGTATACATCATCAGTACTAATTGCAATCTGAAACACAGATAACATCCATAATGAGAAAATGTAATTGATTACGCAAAGTAGAATGTGGATAAAGCGATGTAGCATCAAACTAACCTGTGCATATGCATTTCCTTTGGTATATTCAGATACACCGTAGTTGTATGTAAGTTCCAAAGCAATTGTCTCATATTCATCAGCATATCCCATCATTGCTATGGTGTACTGCAAATTATAGAAGACACCACTTCTAAACCAGGGTAAAAACTTAGGAAGCTTAGATAAATCTGGATTATAATTAAACACAATACCTTCTGTTCTGGTCTGTCAGTTTTCTTCAAGAGTCTCATACCTAATGCCTGCATGAAATTATATCATAATGTCAGTTTATATGTCATTTATAGGGCGTGCAAACATGTAAACTATTTCTCACTACATGACTTTATGTACATTTCAAGGTTGCACTTAGGAGTTGTCAAATACATGAAAAATTATGATTTAGTTACTTGCTGTGCATAAAGCGAAGCAAGAAAGAAATAACAAAGTAGAACTATATAATAGCACACTTAAAATCTATAAACAACGTAAATAGCAGAAATGGACAAATTGGTCAGGCTTCAATATATCTGATTTCCTGAACAAGGAGACAGATAGGTCAGTCCGTGACACATCAAGAAAAGAGAGAAGAGTTCACCTTCTCATAGAATTTGATAGAACGGTCGAGATCACCCACACGGAGCATCACTTGACAGAGTGGTTCAGGAGTGGGACCGCGTTGAATTAGTTCAAAAAGGTAGCCATCTGGGTCCTTGGCAAAAGCAATAACAGTTGATCCACCTTTTACAGGGCCTGGCTCTCGAGTGATAGTTCCACCTTTGGCCTTTATGTGCTCAACCAATTTGTAAACCTTAATGATGGAGATTAGAAAAAAGGAGAAAACATTATGATCTGCATATCACAACTAACAAAAAATCATCATGTCAACTGTTAAAGAAGAAGATAGATGCAGATAAGAACTTACATCTTGAGTTGCAATGGCAAAATGCCCAAAGCCTGTTCCAATGTCATACTTGTCGACTCCATAGTCTGTTCAATGTATGAAGAATGTCAAGTAGCCAATATTGGTGGAAAATTAGCAGAGGATAAATATTTcaaacaagggttcactcaatACATATATTTGAAAGATGCAGACATGATGTACTAAATGGTCATAGATCAGGCATTTAAAAGGGAAGAACTGAAAGAGACCGAGCGGAAGAAATCGCTAATGTTTAGGAATAGAAACTCAACGTTCACAGTTATGCCTCTATCTCATCCTTTAC
The genomic region above belongs to Salvia miltiorrhiza cultivar Shanhuang (shh) chromosome 5, IMPLAD_Smil_shh, whole genome shotgun sequence and contains:
- the LOC130985800 gene encoding arogenate dehydratase/prephenate dehydratase 1, chloroplastic, giving the protein MSLASCECVIPHWDWCSKKSWPFKAAPFLGLGVDSKKTAPNFQLGFSDWRPACLNFKIRREWECSALRLRAVTPVDDEIPSTPDVAQEPTQIAPSTQFHKDLNSLPKPLSASSPSSDGTKSRVAYQGIPGAYSEAAALKAFPESETVPCDEFEAVFKAVELWLVDKAVLPIENSVGGSIHRNYDLLLRHRLNIVGEVQLIVNHCLLGLPGVRKEELKHVLSHPQALEQCEMILNKLGVTRINAVDTAVAAQMVDSEGLRETGAIASARAAAIYGLDVLDEGIQDDSDNVTRFLILAREPIIPGTEGSYKTSIVFTLEEGPGVLFKALAVFAMRDINLSKIESRPQKRRPLRVVDDSNKQGATYFDYLFYIDFEASMAEPRAQFALAHLQEFATFIRVLGCYPKDTIP
- the LOC130985802 gene encoding lactoylglutathione lyase GLX1 isoform X2, yielding MAEGATPVVPSTELLEWPKKDKRRFLHAVYRVGDLDRTIKFYTECFGMKLLRKRDIPEEKYANAFLGFGPEDSQFVVELTYNYGVDKYDIGTGFGHFAIATQDVYKLVEHIKAKGGTITREPGPVKGGSTVIAFAKDPDGYLFELIQRGPTPEPLCQVMLRVGDLDRSIKFYEKALGMRLLKKTDRPEQKYTIAMMGYADEYETIALELTYNYGVSEYTKGNAYAQIAISTDDVYKSAEVVNVVIQELGGQITRQPGPIPGLNTKITSFLDPDGWKTVLVDNEDFLKELEANKEA
- the LOC130985802 gene encoding lactoylglutathione lyase GLX1 isoform X1 — translated: MAEGATPVVPSTELLEWPKKDKRRFLHAVYRVGDLDRTIKFYTECFGMKLLRKRDIPEEKYANAFLGFGPEDSQFVVELTYNYGVDKYDIGTGFGHFAIATQDVYKLVEHIKAKGGTITREPGPVKGGSTVIAFAKDPDGYLFELIQRGPTPEPLCQVMLRVGDLDRSIKFYEKALGMRLLKKTDRPEQKYTIAMMGYADEYETIALELTYNYGVSEYTKGNAYAQVSLMLHRFIHILLCVINYIFSLWMLSVFQIAISTDDVYKSAEVVNVVIQELGGQITRQPGPIPGLNTKITSFLDPDGWKTVSSLAI